A stretch of the Oncorhynchus clarkii lewisi isolate Uvic-CL-2024 chromosome 9, UVic_Ocla_1.0, whole genome shotgun sequence genome encodes the following:
- the LOC139416577 gene encoding uncharacterized protein isoform X2: MPIDALAGPSTLSRLVWRFSFQSSSEMDNTSSSTREVESVFLNKHMLGYDSGDSISNIEIKEYEYVPGTESDSESSLEDFTALKDKCTTKARSAPKDGQLDKDLLGYDSEDSISSIEITEYEYVPEYEYVPGTESDSESSLEDFTALKDKCPTKARLEPKDGQLDKDRIGYNSEDSISCTEITRDECVSRTESDSESSLEHCTVLKNKGPTKARSAPKDGPKKTYKRHRNTESDTSVQESTSSLEVMHVTKTKDGSRRYTKKHYCLFCEKPQSKIARHLEMIHKSEAEVAKALSFPKNSKDRKLQLTILRKRGDRAHNMQVIREGKGVIVPCKQTSSPNGNPKDFLHCANCQGLFKRKFLWKHMKRCPLSGVRLKPGKTRVQAICAHAQPVPDGISKGLWKLVNDMTQDEVVDVIKKDKCIIQFGEQHYNIMGHRRANHELIRQKMRELGRLVLKGKHVSPLTRLEEYIDPANFLHTISAVKAVCGFDSDKNTLKTPSLALKLGHNLQKVADIVSCEARVSGNKKKAQKVEDFKHIYKTCWREYISCHAHKTFEKNKFNAPLILTFAEDVKKLHIHLQEKQKTCYSQLFKEPNRKTWAQLAKVTLSQMTVFNRKRPGDASLMTVASFVSRDKTALHDDYGNSLSDVERALCQHFSRIEICGKRSRKVAVLLSPTMIKSMELLAEKREHCSVLKENIYMFAIPGCPTSFSGSDCLRLFAKKCGAKCPESLSSTKLRKHITMMSTVLNLNDTDMDLLADFLGHDLQMDKKYYRLPEGTLQLAKITKVLMAMEQGRLNEFKGKGLDQIHISPVECVELDEESDTDLTEETPGRSCEPQERTREAMAGRSGSKKRKWSEEDKGTVEETYIQFMDSGATPGNADSCMHQGSATSPQRAGLAGSEVLCQEQNYSTCEQDYQ, from the exons AT GCCAATTGACGCTTTAGCAGGACCAAGCACTCTTTCCCGACTGGTGTGGAG ATTTTCTTTTCAGTCAAGCTCAGAAATGGACAATACATCTTCTTCAACCAGAGAAGTGGAGAGTGTATTT CTCAACAAACACATGCTTGGATATGATTCTGGAGATTCAATCAGCAACATAGAAATAAAAGAATATGAATATGTGCCAGGAACAGAAAGTGACAGTGAGAGCAGCTTAGAGGACTTTACTGCATTAAAGGACAAATGCACCACTAAAGCAAGATCTGCACCTAAAGATGGCCAACTTGACAAAGACTTGCTTGGTTATGATTCTGAAGACTCAATCAGCAGCATAGAAATAACAGAATATGAATATGTGCCAGAATATGAATATGTGCCAGGAACAGAAAGTGACAGTGAGAGCAGCTTAGAGGACTTTACTGCATTGAAGGACAAATGCCCTACTAAAGCAAGATTGGAACCTAAAGATGGCCAACTTGACAAAGACAGGATTGGATATAATTCTGAAGATTCAATCAGCTGCACAGAAATAACACGAGATGAATGTGTGTCAAGAACAGAAAGTGACAGTGAGAGCAGCTTGGAGCACTGCACTGTATTGAAGAACAAAGGCCCCACCAAAGCAAGATCTGCTCCTAAAGATGGTCCAAAAAAGACTTATAAGAGACATAGAAATACAGAATCTGACACCTCTGTGCAAGAATCGACAAGTTCACTTGAAGTCATGCACGTTACAAAGACTAAAGATGGATCAAGAAGATACACCAAAAAACATTACTGTCTCTTTTGTGAGAAACCACAATCAAAAATTGCCCGGCATCTGGAAATGATTCATAAAAGTGAAGCTGAAGTCGCAAAGGCCCTTTCTTTCCCAAAGAACTCCAAGGACAGAAAGCTCCAACTGACAATACTGAGGAAACGAGGGGACAGGGCACACAACATGCAAGTCATAAGAGAAGGCAAAGGTGTTATAGTTCCTTGTAAACAAACCAGTTCCCCAAATGGAAATCCAAAAGACTTCTTGCACTGTGCAAATTGCCAAGGACTCTTTAAAAGAAAATTCCTATGGAAACACATGAAAAGGTGCCCACTGAGTGGTGTACGGCTGAAACCTGGTAAAACACGAGTGCAGGCTATTTGTGCCCATGCACAACCTGTGCCTGATGGGATAAGCAAGGGACTGTGGAAACTCGTCAATGATATGACACAAGATGAGGTGGTAGATGTCATAAAGAAAGACAAATGTATCATCCAGTTCGGGGAGCAACATTACAACATTATGGGACACAGACGTGCCAATCATGAATTGATACGGCAGAAAATGCGCGAGCTGGGGAGACTAGTTTTGAAAGGGAAGCATGTATCACCTCTCACGAGATTGGAGGAATACATTGATCCAGCCAACTTCCTCCACACAATCAGTGCAGTGAAAGCTGTTTGTGGCTTTGACAGTGATAAGAATACACTAAAGACACCTTCACTAGCCTTAAAACTTGGCCATAACCTTCAGAAGGTTGCAGACATAGTTAGTTGTGAGGCTAGGGTCTCCGGTAACAAGAAAAAGGCTCAGAAGGTAGAGGACTTCAAACATATCTATAAGACATGCTGGAGAGAGTACATCTCGTGTCATGCTCacaaaacatttgaaaaaaataaGTTCAATGCTCCACTGATCTTGACATTTGCTGAAGATGTCAAGAAACTGCACATCCACCTTCAAGAAAAACAGAAAACATGCTACAGCCAACTTTTCAAAGAACCTAACAGGAAGACGTGGGCACAGCTGGCTAAAGTCACTCTGTCACAAATGACGGTCTTTAACCGAAAAAGACCAGGGGATGCCTCCCTGATGACAGTGGCCTCATTCGTGTCTCGAGACAAAACTGCTTTACATGACGATTATGGGAACTCCCTTTCAGATGTTGAACGGGCGCTATGCCAACATTTTAGTCGCATAGAAATATGTGGAAAGCGATCAAGAAAAGTCGCAGTGCTTCTATCCCCTACAATGATCAAATCAATGGAGCTGCTTGCAGAGAAGCGTGAACATTGCAGCGTTCTGAAGGAGAACATCTATATGTTCGCCATTCCAGGCTGTCCAACATCATTCAGCGGATCAGACTGCCTGCGTCTCTTTGCCAAGAAGTGTGGGGCTAAATGTCCAGAATCCCTCTCGTCCACCAAGTTGCGTAAACACATCACCATGATGTCTACTGTACTCAACTTAAATGACACCGACATGGACCTGCTAGCCGATTTCCTGGGACATGATCTACAGATGGACAAAAAATATTACAGGTTACCTGAGGGGACACTTCAGCTGGCAAAAATCACCAAAGTCCTCATGGCGATGGAGCAGGGAAGGCTAAACGAATTCAAGGGGAAAGGTCTTGACCAGATCCACATCAGTCCAGTGG AGTGTGTTGAGCTGGATGAAGAGAGTGATACAGACTTGACTGAAGAAACTCCTGGAAGGTCATGTGAGCCACAAG AGAGGACACGAGAGGCCATGGCAGGAAGATCAG GTTCTAAGAAGAGGAAGTGGAGTGAGGAGGACAAAGGGACAGTGGAAGAAACATATATTCAATTCATGGACTCTGGAGCTACTCCAGGGAATGCAGACTCTTGCATGCATCAAGGCAGTGCCACAAGCCCTCAGAGAGCGGGACTGGCGGGCAGTGAagtattatgtcaagaacagaaTTACAGCACATGTGAGCAGGACTACCAATAA
- the LOC139416577 gene encoding uncharacterized protein isoform X3, whose amino-acid sequence MDNTSSSTREVESVFLNKHMLGYDSGDSISNIEIKEYEYVPGTESDSESSLEDFTALKDKCTTKARSAPKDGQLDKDLLGYDSEDSISSIEITEYEYVPEYEYVPGTESDSESSLEDFTALKDKCPTKARLEPKDGQLDKDRIGYNSEDSISCTEITRDECVSRTESDSESSLEHCTVLKNKGPTKARSAPKDGPKKTYKRHRNTESDTSVQESTSSLEVMHVTKTKDGSRRYTKKHYCLFCEKPQSKIARHLEMIHKSEAEVAKALSFPKNSKDRKLQLTILRKRGDRAHNMQVIREGKGVIVPCKQTSSPNGNPKDFLHCANCQGLFKRKFLWKHMKRCPLSGVRLKPGKTRVQAICAHAQPVPDGISKGLWKLVNDMTQDEVVDVIKKDKCIIQFGEQHYNIMGHRRANHELIRQKMRELGRLVLKGKHVSPLTRLEEYIDPANFLHTISAVKAVCGFDSDKNTLKTPSLALKLGHNLQKVADIVSCEARVSGNKKKAQKVEDFKHIYKTCWREYISCHAHKTFEKNKFNAPLILTFAEDVKKLHIHLQEKQKTCYSQLFKEPNRKTWAQLAKVTLSQMTVFNRKRPGDASLMTVASFVSRDKTALHDDYGNSLSDVERALCQHFSRIEICGKRSRKVAVLLSPTMIKSMELLAEKREHCSVLKENIYMFAIPGCPTSFSGSDCLRLFAKKCGAKCPESLSSTKLRKHITMMSTVLNLNDTDMDLLADFLGHDLQMDKKYYRLPEGTLQLAKITKVLMAMEQGRLNEFKGKGLDQIHISPVECVELDEESDTDLTEETPGRSCEPQERTREAMAGRSGSKKRKWSEEDKGTVEETYIQFMDSGATPGNADSCMHQGSATSPQRAGLAGSEVLCQEQNYSTCEQDYQ is encoded by the exons ATGGACAATACATCTTCTTCAACCAGAGAAGTGGAGAGTGTATTT CTCAACAAACACATGCTTGGATATGATTCTGGAGATTCAATCAGCAACATAGAAATAAAAGAATATGAATATGTGCCAGGAACAGAAAGTGACAGTGAGAGCAGCTTAGAGGACTTTACTGCATTAAAGGACAAATGCACCACTAAAGCAAGATCTGCACCTAAAGATGGCCAACTTGACAAAGACTTGCTTGGTTATGATTCTGAAGACTCAATCAGCAGCATAGAAATAACAGAATATGAATATGTGCCAGAATATGAATATGTGCCAGGAACAGAAAGTGACAGTGAGAGCAGCTTAGAGGACTTTACTGCATTGAAGGACAAATGCCCTACTAAAGCAAGATTGGAACCTAAAGATGGCCAACTTGACAAAGACAGGATTGGATATAATTCTGAAGATTCAATCAGCTGCACAGAAATAACACGAGATGAATGTGTGTCAAGAACAGAAAGTGACAGTGAGAGCAGCTTGGAGCACTGCACTGTATTGAAGAACAAAGGCCCCACCAAAGCAAGATCTGCTCCTAAAGATGGTCCAAAAAAGACTTATAAGAGACATAGAAATACAGAATCTGACACCTCTGTGCAAGAATCGACAAGTTCACTTGAAGTCATGCACGTTACAAAGACTAAAGATGGATCAAGAAGATACACCAAAAAACATTACTGTCTCTTTTGTGAGAAACCACAATCAAAAATTGCCCGGCATCTGGAAATGATTCATAAAAGTGAAGCTGAAGTCGCAAAGGCCCTTTCTTTCCCAAAGAACTCCAAGGACAGAAAGCTCCAACTGACAATACTGAGGAAACGAGGGGACAGGGCACACAACATGCAAGTCATAAGAGAAGGCAAAGGTGTTATAGTTCCTTGTAAACAAACCAGTTCCCCAAATGGAAATCCAAAAGACTTCTTGCACTGTGCAAATTGCCAAGGACTCTTTAAAAGAAAATTCCTATGGAAACACATGAAAAGGTGCCCACTGAGTGGTGTACGGCTGAAACCTGGTAAAACACGAGTGCAGGCTATTTGTGCCCATGCACAACCTGTGCCTGATGGGATAAGCAAGGGACTGTGGAAACTCGTCAATGATATGACACAAGATGAGGTGGTAGATGTCATAAAGAAAGACAAATGTATCATCCAGTTCGGGGAGCAACATTACAACATTATGGGACACAGACGTGCCAATCATGAATTGATACGGCAGAAAATGCGCGAGCTGGGGAGACTAGTTTTGAAAGGGAAGCATGTATCACCTCTCACGAGATTGGAGGAATACATTGATCCAGCCAACTTCCTCCACACAATCAGTGCAGTGAAAGCTGTTTGTGGCTTTGACAGTGATAAGAATACACTAAAGACACCTTCACTAGCCTTAAAACTTGGCCATAACCTTCAGAAGGTTGCAGACATAGTTAGTTGTGAGGCTAGGGTCTCCGGTAACAAGAAAAAGGCTCAGAAGGTAGAGGACTTCAAACATATCTATAAGACATGCTGGAGAGAGTACATCTCGTGTCATGCTCacaaaacatttgaaaaaaataaGTTCAATGCTCCACTGATCTTGACATTTGCTGAAGATGTCAAGAAACTGCACATCCACCTTCAAGAAAAACAGAAAACATGCTACAGCCAACTTTTCAAAGAACCTAACAGGAAGACGTGGGCACAGCTGGCTAAAGTCACTCTGTCACAAATGACGGTCTTTAACCGAAAAAGACCAGGGGATGCCTCCCTGATGACAGTGGCCTCATTCGTGTCTCGAGACAAAACTGCTTTACATGACGATTATGGGAACTCCCTTTCAGATGTTGAACGGGCGCTATGCCAACATTTTAGTCGCATAGAAATATGTGGAAAGCGATCAAGAAAAGTCGCAGTGCTTCTATCCCCTACAATGATCAAATCAATGGAGCTGCTTGCAGAGAAGCGTGAACATTGCAGCGTTCTGAAGGAGAACATCTATATGTTCGCCATTCCAGGCTGTCCAACATCATTCAGCGGATCAGACTGCCTGCGTCTCTTTGCCAAGAAGTGTGGGGCTAAATGTCCAGAATCCCTCTCGTCCACCAAGTTGCGTAAACACATCACCATGATGTCTACTGTACTCAACTTAAATGACACCGACATGGACCTGCTAGCCGATTTCCTGGGACATGATCTACAGATGGACAAAAAATATTACAGGTTACCTGAGGGGACACTTCAGCTGGCAAAAATCACCAAAGTCCTCATGGCGATGGAGCAGGGAAGGCTAAACGAATTCAAGGGGAAAGGTCTTGACCAGATCCACATCAGTCCAGTGG AGTGTGTTGAGCTGGATGAAGAGAGTGATACAGACTTGACTGAAGAAACTCCTGGAAGGTCATGTGAGCCACAAG AGAGGACACGAGAGGCCATGGCAGGAAGATCAG GTTCTAAGAAGAGGAAGTGGAGTGAGGAGGACAAAGGGACAGTGGAAGAAACATATATTCAATTCATGGACTCTGGAGCTACTCCAGGGAATGCAGACTCTTGCATGCATCAAGGCAGTGCCACAAGCCCTCAGAGAGCGGGACTGGCGGGCAGTGAagtattatgtcaagaacagaaTTACAGCACATGTGAGCAGGACTACCAATAA
- the LOC139416577 gene encoding uncharacterized protein isoform X1: MQVTDLSVVISLPEMVLFRFSFQSSSEMDNTSSSTREVESVFLNKHMLGYDSGDSISNIEIKEYEYVPGTESDSESSLEDFTALKDKCTTKARSAPKDGQLDKDLLGYDSEDSISSIEITEYEYVPEYEYVPGTESDSESSLEDFTALKDKCPTKARLEPKDGQLDKDRIGYNSEDSISCTEITRDECVSRTESDSESSLEHCTVLKNKGPTKARSAPKDGPKKTYKRHRNTESDTSVQESTSSLEVMHVTKTKDGSRRYTKKHYCLFCEKPQSKIARHLEMIHKSEAEVAKALSFPKNSKDRKLQLTILRKRGDRAHNMQVIREGKGVIVPCKQTSSPNGNPKDFLHCANCQGLFKRKFLWKHMKRCPLSGVRLKPGKTRVQAICAHAQPVPDGISKGLWKLVNDMTQDEVVDVIKKDKCIIQFGEQHYNIMGHRRANHELIRQKMRELGRLVLKGKHVSPLTRLEEYIDPANFLHTISAVKAVCGFDSDKNTLKTPSLALKLGHNLQKVADIVSCEARVSGNKKKAQKVEDFKHIYKTCWREYISCHAHKTFEKNKFNAPLILTFAEDVKKLHIHLQEKQKTCYSQLFKEPNRKTWAQLAKVTLSQMTVFNRKRPGDASLMTVASFVSRDKTALHDDYGNSLSDVERALCQHFSRIEICGKRSRKVAVLLSPTMIKSMELLAEKREHCSVLKENIYMFAIPGCPTSFSGSDCLRLFAKKCGAKCPESLSSTKLRKHITMMSTVLNLNDTDMDLLADFLGHDLQMDKKYYRLPEGTLQLAKITKVLMAMEQGRLNEFKGKGLDQIHISPVECVELDEESDTDLTEETPGRSCEPQERTREAMAGRSGSKKRKWSEEDKGTVEETYIQFMDSGATPGNADSCMHQGSATSPQRAGLAGSEVLCQEQNYSTCEQDYQ, encoded by the exons ATGCAAGTCACTGATTTGAGTGTGGTCATTTCATTACCTGAAATGGTTCTTTTTAGATTTTCTTTTCAGTCAAGCTCAGAAATGGACAATACATCTTCTTCAACCAGAGAAGTGGAGAGTGTATTT CTCAACAAACACATGCTTGGATATGATTCTGGAGATTCAATCAGCAACATAGAAATAAAAGAATATGAATATGTGCCAGGAACAGAAAGTGACAGTGAGAGCAGCTTAGAGGACTTTACTGCATTAAAGGACAAATGCACCACTAAAGCAAGATCTGCACCTAAAGATGGCCAACTTGACAAAGACTTGCTTGGTTATGATTCTGAAGACTCAATCAGCAGCATAGAAATAACAGAATATGAATATGTGCCAGAATATGAATATGTGCCAGGAACAGAAAGTGACAGTGAGAGCAGCTTAGAGGACTTTACTGCATTGAAGGACAAATGCCCTACTAAAGCAAGATTGGAACCTAAAGATGGCCAACTTGACAAAGACAGGATTGGATATAATTCTGAAGATTCAATCAGCTGCACAGAAATAACACGAGATGAATGTGTGTCAAGAACAGAAAGTGACAGTGAGAGCAGCTTGGAGCACTGCACTGTATTGAAGAACAAAGGCCCCACCAAAGCAAGATCTGCTCCTAAAGATGGTCCAAAAAAGACTTATAAGAGACATAGAAATACAGAATCTGACACCTCTGTGCAAGAATCGACAAGTTCACTTGAAGTCATGCACGTTACAAAGACTAAAGATGGATCAAGAAGATACACCAAAAAACATTACTGTCTCTTTTGTGAGAAACCACAATCAAAAATTGCCCGGCATCTGGAAATGATTCATAAAAGTGAAGCTGAAGTCGCAAAGGCCCTTTCTTTCCCAAAGAACTCCAAGGACAGAAAGCTCCAACTGACAATACTGAGGAAACGAGGGGACAGGGCACACAACATGCAAGTCATAAGAGAAGGCAAAGGTGTTATAGTTCCTTGTAAACAAACCAGTTCCCCAAATGGAAATCCAAAAGACTTCTTGCACTGTGCAAATTGCCAAGGACTCTTTAAAAGAAAATTCCTATGGAAACACATGAAAAGGTGCCCACTGAGTGGTGTACGGCTGAAACCTGGTAAAACACGAGTGCAGGCTATTTGTGCCCATGCACAACCTGTGCCTGATGGGATAAGCAAGGGACTGTGGAAACTCGTCAATGATATGACACAAGATGAGGTGGTAGATGTCATAAAGAAAGACAAATGTATCATCCAGTTCGGGGAGCAACATTACAACATTATGGGACACAGACGTGCCAATCATGAATTGATACGGCAGAAAATGCGCGAGCTGGGGAGACTAGTTTTGAAAGGGAAGCATGTATCACCTCTCACGAGATTGGAGGAATACATTGATCCAGCCAACTTCCTCCACACAATCAGTGCAGTGAAAGCTGTTTGTGGCTTTGACAGTGATAAGAATACACTAAAGACACCTTCACTAGCCTTAAAACTTGGCCATAACCTTCAGAAGGTTGCAGACATAGTTAGTTGTGAGGCTAGGGTCTCCGGTAACAAGAAAAAGGCTCAGAAGGTAGAGGACTTCAAACATATCTATAAGACATGCTGGAGAGAGTACATCTCGTGTCATGCTCacaaaacatttgaaaaaaataaGTTCAATGCTCCACTGATCTTGACATTTGCTGAAGATGTCAAGAAACTGCACATCCACCTTCAAGAAAAACAGAAAACATGCTACAGCCAACTTTTCAAAGAACCTAACAGGAAGACGTGGGCACAGCTGGCTAAAGTCACTCTGTCACAAATGACGGTCTTTAACCGAAAAAGACCAGGGGATGCCTCCCTGATGACAGTGGCCTCATTCGTGTCTCGAGACAAAACTGCTTTACATGACGATTATGGGAACTCCCTTTCAGATGTTGAACGGGCGCTATGCCAACATTTTAGTCGCATAGAAATATGTGGAAAGCGATCAAGAAAAGTCGCAGTGCTTCTATCCCCTACAATGATCAAATCAATGGAGCTGCTTGCAGAGAAGCGTGAACATTGCAGCGTTCTGAAGGAGAACATCTATATGTTCGCCATTCCAGGCTGTCCAACATCATTCAGCGGATCAGACTGCCTGCGTCTCTTTGCCAAGAAGTGTGGGGCTAAATGTCCAGAATCCCTCTCGTCCACCAAGTTGCGTAAACACATCACCATGATGTCTACTGTACTCAACTTAAATGACACCGACATGGACCTGCTAGCCGATTTCCTGGGACATGATCTACAGATGGACAAAAAATATTACAGGTTACCTGAGGGGACACTTCAGCTGGCAAAAATCACCAAAGTCCTCATGGCGATGGAGCAGGGAAGGCTAAACGAATTCAAGGGGAAAGGTCTTGACCAGATCCACATCAGTCCAGTGG AGTGTGTTGAGCTGGATGAAGAGAGTGATACAGACTTGACTGAAGAAACTCCTGGAAGGTCATGTGAGCCACAAG AGAGGACACGAGAGGCCATGGCAGGAAGATCAG GTTCTAAGAAGAGGAAGTGGAGTGAGGAGGACAAAGGGACAGTGGAAGAAACATATATTCAATTCATGGACTCTGGAGCTACTCCAGGGAATGCAGACTCTTGCATGCATCAAGGCAGTGCCACAAGCCCTCAGAGAGCGGGACTGGCGGGCAGTGAagtattatgtcaagaacagaaTTACAGCACATGTGAGCAGGACTACCAATAA
- the LOC139416577 gene encoding uncharacterized protein isoform X4, protein MLGYDSGDSISNIEIKEYEYVPGTESDSESSLEDFTALKDKCTTKARSAPKDGQLDKDLLGYDSEDSISSIEITEYEYVPEYEYVPGTESDSESSLEDFTALKDKCPTKARLEPKDGQLDKDRIGYNSEDSISCTEITRDECVSRTESDSESSLEHCTVLKNKGPTKARSAPKDGPKKTYKRHRNTESDTSVQESTSSLEVMHVTKTKDGSRRYTKKHYCLFCEKPQSKIARHLEMIHKSEAEVAKALSFPKNSKDRKLQLTILRKRGDRAHNMQVIREGKGVIVPCKQTSSPNGNPKDFLHCANCQGLFKRKFLWKHMKRCPLSGVRLKPGKTRVQAICAHAQPVPDGISKGLWKLVNDMTQDEVVDVIKKDKCIIQFGEQHYNIMGHRRANHELIRQKMRELGRLVLKGKHVSPLTRLEEYIDPANFLHTISAVKAVCGFDSDKNTLKTPSLALKLGHNLQKVADIVSCEARVSGNKKKAQKVEDFKHIYKTCWREYISCHAHKTFEKNKFNAPLILTFAEDVKKLHIHLQEKQKTCYSQLFKEPNRKTWAQLAKVTLSQMTVFNRKRPGDASLMTVASFVSRDKTALHDDYGNSLSDVERALCQHFSRIEICGKRSRKVAVLLSPTMIKSMELLAEKREHCSVLKENIYMFAIPGCPTSFSGSDCLRLFAKKCGAKCPESLSSTKLRKHITMMSTVLNLNDTDMDLLADFLGHDLQMDKKYYRLPEGTLQLAKITKVLMAMEQGRLNEFKGKGLDQIHISPVECVELDEESDTDLTEETPGRSCEPQERTREAMAGRSGSKKRKWSEEDKGTVEETYIQFMDSGATPGNADSCMHQGSATSPQRAGLAGSEVLCQEQNYSTCEQDYQ, encoded by the exons ATGCTTGGATATGATTCTGGAGATTCAATCAGCAACATAGAAATAAAAGAATATGAATATGTGCCAGGAACAGAAAGTGACAGTGAGAGCAGCTTAGAGGACTTTACTGCATTAAAGGACAAATGCACCACTAAAGCAAGATCTGCACCTAAAGATGGCCAACTTGACAAAGACTTGCTTGGTTATGATTCTGAAGACTCAATCAGCAGCATAGAAATAACAGAATATGAATATGTGCCAGAATATGAATATGTGCCAGGAACAGAAAGTGACAGTGAGAGCAGCTTAGAGGACTTTACTGCATTGAAGGACAAATGCCCTACTAAAGCAAGATTGGAACCTAAAGATGGCCAACTTGACAAAGACAGGATTGGATATAATTCTGAAGATTCAATCAGCTGCACAGAAATAACACGAGATGAATGTGTGTCAAGAACAGAAAGTGACAGTGAGAGCAGCTTGGAGCACTGCACTGTATTGAAGAACAAAGGCCCCACCAAAGCAAGATCTGCTCCTAAAGATGGTCCAAAAAAGACTTATAAGAGACATAGAAATACAGAATCTGACACCTCTGTGCAAGAATCGACAAGTTCACTTGAAGTCATGCACGTTACAAAGACTAAAGATGGATCAAGAAGATACACCAAAAAACATTACTGTCTCTTTTGTGAGAAACCACAATCAAAAATTGCCCGGCATCTGGAAATGATTCATAAAAGTGAAGCTGAAGTCGCAAAGGCCCTTTCTTTCCCAAAGAACTCCAAGGACAGAAAGCTCCAACTGACAATACTGAGGAAACGAGGGGACAGGGCACACAACATGCAAGTCATAAGAGAAGGCAAAGGTGTTATAGTTCCTTGTAAACAAACCAGTTCCCCAAATGGAAATCCAAAAGACTTCTTGCACTGTGCAAATTGCCAAGGACTCTTTAAAAGAAAATTCCTATGGAAACACATGAAAAGGTGCCCACTGAGTGGTGTACGGCTGAAACCTGGTAAAACACGAGTGCAGGCTATTTGTGCCCATGCACAACCTGTGCCTGATGGGATAAGCAAGGGACTGTGGAAACTCGTCAATGATATGACACAAGATGAGGTGGTAGATGTCATAAAGAAAGACAAATGTATCATCCAGTTCGGGGAGCAACATTACAACATTATGGGACACAGACGTGCCAATCATGAATTGATACGGCAGAAAATGCGCGAGCTGGGGAGACTAGTTTTGAAAGGGAAGCATGTATCACCTCTCACGAGATTGGAGGAATACATTGATCCAGCCAACTTCCTCCACACAATCAGTGCAGTGAAAGCTGTTTGTGGCTTTGACAGTGATAAGAATACACTAAAGACACCTTCACTAGCCTTAAAACTTGGCCATAACCTTCAGAAGGTTGCAGACATAGTTAGTTGTGAGGCTAGGGTCTCCGGTAACAAGAAAAAGGCTCAGAAGGTAGAGGACTTCAAACATATCTATAAGACATGCTGGAGAGAGTACATCTCGTGTCATGCTCacaaaacatttgaaaaaaataaGTTCAATGCTCCACTGATCTTGACATTTGCTGAAGATGTCAAGAAACTGCACATCCACCTTCAAGAAAAACAGAAAACATGCTACAGCCAACTTTTCAAAGAACCTAACAGGAAGACGTGGGCACAGCTGGCTAAAGTCACTCTGTCACAAATGACGGTCTTTAACCGAAAAAGACCAGGGGATGCCTCCCTGATGACAGTGGCCTCATTCGTGTCTCGAGACAAAACTGCTTTACATGACGATTATGGGAACTCCCTTTCAGATGTTGAACGGGCGCTATGCCAACATTTTAGTCGCATAGAAATATGTGGAAAGCGATCAAGAAAAGTCGCAGTGCTTCTATCCCCTACAATGATCAAATCAATGGAGCTGCTTGCAGAGAAGCGTGAACATTGCAGCGTTCTGAAGGAGAACATCTATATGTTCGCCATTCCAGGCTGTCCAACATCATTCAGCGGATCAGACTGCCTGCGTCTCTTTGCCAAGAAGTGTGGGGCTAAATGTCCAGAATCCCTCTCGTCCACCAAGTTGCGTAAACACATCACCATGATGTCTACTGTACTCAACTTAAATGACACCGACATGGACCTGCTAGCCGATTTCCTGGGACATGATCTACAGATGGACAAAAAATATTACAGGTTACCTGAGGGGACACTTCAGCTGGCAAAAATCACCAAAGTCCTCATGGCGATGGAGCAGGGAAGGCTAAACGAATTCAAGGGGAAAGGTCTTGACCAGATCCACATCAGTCCAGTGG AGTGTGTTGAGCTGGATGAAGAGAGTGATACAGACTTGACTGAAGAAACTCCTGGAAGGTCATGTGAGCCACAAG AGAGGACACGAGAGGCCATGGCAGGAAGATCAG GTTCTAAGAAGAGGAAGTGGAGTGAGGAGGACAAAGGGACAGTGGAAGAAACATATATTCAATTCATGGACTCTGGAGCTACTCCAGGGAATGCAGACTCTTGCATGCATCAAGGCAGTGCCACAAGCCCTCAGAGAGCGGGACTGGCGGGCAGTGAagtattatgtcaagaacagaaTTACAGCACATGTGAGCAGGACTACCAATAA